The Halomicrobium zhouii region TCGTCTTCGGCCGTCAGGCCGCGGAAGGCGCCGCCGTCGTTGCGGTCGGACGACCACTTCCAGTCGATCTCGCTGTAGGTGCCGTGGTGGTCGAAGTTGTCGTCGCGACCCTGGTAGTCGTCGTCCTCGACGGCCCACTCGCCGTCGGCGGGCTGGCCGTCGACGGTGAAGGTGATGGTGCCCCCGTAGGGACCGTCACCGTGCTTGTCGTGGACGAACACCAGGCTGTATCCCTCCGAGCCCTCGTAGACGAAGAGGTTGCTCACCTGGTTCTCCTGGAGGTGCTTGGTTCCCTCGGAGCTCCAGTCGTAGTCGGCGCTGTAGTTGTAGAAGGACTCGACCGTCTCGGTGCCGTCGCCGAGCGTCGTCGCCGTGTAACAGTTCTCGCCCTGCTGGACGACGAACGTCTCCTCGCCTGGTCCATCGTCACTCGGCTCCTCGGTCGGCTCTTCGGTCGGTTCCTCCGTTGGCTCTTCGGTCGGTTCCTCCGTTGGTTCTTCGGTTGGTTCTTCAGTGGGTTCCTCGGTCGGCTCTTCGGTTGGTTCCTCCGTTGGCTCCTCGGTCGGCGCGTCGTTGCCGGCCGTGGCGTCGTTGCCGGACGTTTGTGCGACGGCGACGCCGGTCACCGCAACGCTCGTGACCATCACCACCGCGAGCACGAGGGCCGTGAGGCGCGTGCGTGCGTCCGTCATCGCCCGCCCCTCCGGGTCGCGCTCCGGTCGTCAGTTCGATACTGGACCGCTATCGCCCGTCCTCGCGGGCTGGGCCGTTCTGTCAGGCTGTCGTGTGTCGACGCATCGGGCGCGTTCGCCCGGCGCGTCGTCGTCGGTATCTGTCGTGCCATTCCTGACTTGTCCATCGACTTGTTGGCGCATTGTTATGCGATGGGTTCGCCACCCTAGAGAGCGTCTTCCGATGTCTCCCAGGCGGCTGCGGCGTACTTACCAGCACATTAATCGTCGGGCCACTCGCGGTCGGCGATTCGCGGTTCCGACGCCGAAGCCGTCGACTACGCGCGGTGGTCGGTCGCCCGTATCTCGCGTCGATCGACGGTCAGGTGGCTCTCACAGCCGGCGCTGGCGGCCCGGAAGAACGCTTCATCGGTGAACCGACGGCCGCCCGTCGTTCGCCGAAGCACCGTGACGCTTTCTCCGACCGCGTTTCGCTGGCCCGTGGCCGGTGTGTTGCGGGCCGTCACGGGCCCCGAGCGCACTGAGAACGTCCAAAAAGCCCGTCCCGTAGTACGCCCTGTCGTATCCTTCGGGGACGCGCGCGGCGTGTTTGAGCGCGCTCGCGAGGACGTTTGCTCGGGCGGGGACAGGATAGTCGGTCGTACTCGCGATCAGCGCGGCGGCGCCGGTGACCTGGGCGGCGGCCATCGACGTGCCCGTGAGGTAGGCGTAGGGCGTATCGAACCCGTGGTCGGTCGGTACCGTGCTGAGCACCCAGTCCCGCAGCGACCCGTTGCTGTTGCCGCCCGGCGCACCGATATCGATCGCGTTCGTCCCGTAGTTCGTGCCCGGGGCCGGCGCGTGAGCGGGCGTCTCGGCGTCGCCGGTCGCCGGATCGAAGCCCGTCGGGCCGGTCGCGCTGACCCCGAGCACCCACGCCGCTTCGGTCGGGACGCTGCGGACGGGGCCGTCACGCCGAAGGTCCGCGTCGTCGTCTCCCGCCGCACTGACGAGGAGCGTTCCGGCCCTGCTGGCGTATATCGTCGCTCTGTTCAGGGCCTTCCAGTGAAACTCCTCTAGTTGGTCGAACGGCACCGGATAGGTGCCGAGGCTGAGGTTGGCGACGTCGGCGCCGATGGCGGCGCTGTAGAGGATCGCCGCCAGGATGTCCCCGTAGTTGGCCCCGCCCGACTCGTCGAACACGCGGAGCGCGACCAGGTCGGTTCCCGGGGCGGTGCCGACGATACCGCGTTCGTTCCGGTCGTCGGCGGCGACGAGTCCGCTCACGTGAGTGCCGTGGATCTCGACGTCGGTGTAGTCGCCCCCGTCTCCGGTGAGGTTCCGCGAGAGGTCTTCGTTGACCGCGTCCGTGAGGTCGGGGTGGTCGGGATCGACGCCAGTGTCGATCACTGTCACTCGGCTTCCCTCGCCTCGCGTCGTCTCGTGGGCAGCCGGGACGTCAAGTGCCCGTTTGTCCCACTGGAACCGGTAGAACGGCTCGTCGGTCGCACTCTCGTTCGTCTCTCTGGCTTCGATAGTCGTCTCGTACGAGAGCGACAGGTCCCGCGCGTAGGCCGAACTCGCCTCACTGACAGCCGACTCCTCGCCGCGAACGACGGCCATGTCGATCGGATCTAGCCGGTGGAGGACGTCCACACCGTTGACGTCGGGCCGACCGGAGACGAGAAACCGCTGTTCTTCCTCGGCCCCACTGGCCCCTGGCGTGGTCGCGAGAACACCGAGCGCCGCGCCGGTCACTCGCAGATACCGCCGTCGACCGATCGGACGTCGCTCCGTCATCAGCACCCACCACCGATTCCGCACTGCACTGGTGGTTGGTGTCCGGCCCGCAGTCGTACCGCGTTCATTCGCCTCTCATCTCTCAGTTATCACGACACAGATCAGATAAAAAATGCGTTTGAAACGGGAAACTATCGCTGCTATCGGGGTCACCGTCGCCCTGACGGGTGCTCGTGGACTGGCCGCCACCGGCGCCGTACTAGAGGAACGCCACCACGACGACGGCCGCGGCGAGCAGGACCAGTGCAAGGCTGGCGGCGCCCTGCCACAGGGCGCTGGTGCGCAGTCGCTTCCTCGTTCGTTCGAGGTCGCCGGTCGCGAGCACGAGCGGCGTGTCCTCGGTACCGCGGAGGACGAGCCCGTCGTCCGTCTCGGCGAGGACGCCGCGGACCACCAGTTCGTCGCCGTCGTCGACGACGGTGGCCTGGTACCTGTCCGGGCTCGTGGTTCGGCGACCGACGGTGAGGCTCATCTCCCAGTTCGTGAACGCGCCCTCCTCGCCCGTCACGCCGAGCCGTTCGAGGAGCCGATTGAGTGGGTTACGCTCGCCGAGTGGTACGTCGACGTCGGGCGAGCCGAGATAGAGGTTCGGTCGGTCGAACGGGTCCGTGACCGCGTCGCCGGCCCCGAGCTGGGTTCGCAGCCACTCGCCGTCCACGCGGACGCGGTCCCAGTCCTGTCGGACGGTGAACGCGCCGACCGCGAGGCCGCCCTCGACGGTCTGCCAGTTCGCGTTCCCGACGTCGTCGCTCCCGCCGCCGACCTTGCGGCGGACGCGCCACGCCCAGACCGCCGGCGAGTCCACCGTCTCGACCACCTCCGCGGGCGGTTCGCGCTCGGCCGTCGCCGGGTCGCTGACGGTGACTGGTCCCCGAACGATCGCTTCCGATCCGGGGTCACCGCTCCCTTCCGGCGCGGCGATTATCTCGGTGATCGTCCGGTACCGGTCGTGCGCGCGGCGGGCCTGCGAGCCGACGAGCAGGCCGAGTGCGAGGAGGACGCCGGCTGCGACGAGCGATTCGGTTGCGGCCATCGATGTATTGTAGTGAGCGTGAACGTCGTGGTTCGTTCGGTCTGTCCCGGTCCGACGAGGGTCGTCTCTCTGTCGGGCGCCGTTAGCCGAGCACGGAGACGAGCGGGTACGACCATGCCTCGCCGCCGATGGCCTTGACCGTCGCCCAGAGACTGGCCACGGCGTCGACGAGTAGCAGCGCCAGGAGGAGGCCGCCGGCCGCGAGCCCGACCGGATCGGAGTCGGTGGTGAAGAAGACGGCGAGGAGGCCAGCCAGGCCGACCAGTACGAACAGTTGCCAGGTCAGCGCGTTGCGTGCGTTGGCCTTCGAGAACTCGCCACGTGAGAGCAGGTACACGAGGCCGGGGCCGAAGATGCCGAACACGAGGCCGAGGCCGTGGACTGTGACGCCCAGTATCGTTCGACCTGCGGAACCGCCTCGCGTCGTCGTCGTGGAGGGCATACTCGACGCGGTTGTTTACACCGTTGACACATAAACCTTTAGACGACGAGTGCCTGAAGAAACAGGCGGGTGTTCTAGATGGTCCCCGATAGCCCGAACTCCTTACAGAGGCCGCAGAACCGGCTGTACTCCCAACCGCCGCCGGTCTCGTCGCCCTTCTTCTTCCCGTTGGGATCACAGAGGTTCCGTCCGACGCAGACCTTGACACTGCCGCCGATCTCCAGTCCGACGGGGTTGATCGAGGGGTTGAACAGGAGACATCCCTCGACATCGAGCGGGACGCCCTTGTAGGCGCCTTTCGTGTCGAGACAGACCTCCGCCTCGCTGTACGAGAACCCGGCGCCCGCGAGCGACAGACAGCTATCGTCGACACAGATCGAGATGTTGACGCTCACCTCGGTGAAGCCGAACGTCGCTTCGAACTTGAGTCCGAGATCGCCGCCGCCGATGACCGGCACCTCGTCGGGGATCGTCCCCAGCACGAGTTTCTCGGAGAGTTCGATGTCTCGCGGTCCGGCCTCGTAGGGACTGGCGTTCTTCTCCGGACCGACGTAGACGCGAGTCTCGACGTCCGGGTCCTTCGCATCGATTTCGACGTCCCACTCCTCGCGGTCGAACCCGGACGAACTGGCCGCCGACGTGCTCTGGGCTGCAGCGGTGCCCGGGCCCGCCAGTCCGGTCACGCCTGTCGCTGTGAGCCCGGTGAGGCTAGTGTTGAGCACGCGTCGTCGCGAGTACGCGTTGGTACCACTTCGCTCCGATTCGTTCGTATGTTCGTCCGACATACATGTAGTCTGATAATGCCATTGAATATTTAATTTACCAATTGGATAAAACCGAAACCAATATCTGGTTGGAAAAACAACCAGTTCTGATCGGCGATCCGAACAGGGAGTTCCGACGGACGGCGTTCACGCAGAACGTCATCTCGTAGTGGTGGTTGTACCTTTGTACCGCCGTTCGGCGGGCCGGTGCCGGCGAACGCCGATAGACTCGCTGCGCTCGACTGCTGAGCCCCGACTCGCCATGCTCGTCGGGACGCCGACGGACTCGCGCTGCTCGTCCGTCGAGCCCACGCTCACTCCGTTCGCGTGGACGCCGGCAGACTCACTCCGTTCGTCTCCCGAACCCGGCCTCACGCAGTTCGGCCGGACGCCGGGTGACTCGCTGCACTCGTCTCCCGAGCCCGGCCCCACACAGTTCGACTGGACGCCATCGGATTCGCGCTGCTCGTCCGATGAGCCCTGTCTCGCTTCGCTCGACAGGACGCCAGGACGGGCGTACAATCACCCCTACCAGGCCGTACGGACCGATATATATCGACGCGGCCCGCTATTGGCAACAGCTATGAGGGTCGTCCCAGAAGTGTAGTTCATATGCCACGATACGTGACGTACTGTCCCCACTGCGAGGACGAGCAGCGAGTGCTGGAGGACAAACCGTGGTTGCCCACGGTCTGTCTGCGCTGTGGCAGGTGGACGTGACTGCCTCACATACTCAGCGGCTCTCTGCCTAACCGACGGCCTCTCAGATCGTCTCCGCGTACTCGCAGTCGGGACACGACACCGCCATCCTGACGTCTTCACCGCCGGGCGACGGTTTCGAGTGGTCCGTCGCCGGTCGGACTCGTCGCCGGAGACGAGCGGTACTCTCAGGGGCGTCCGCGAGAAGGGTAGGATATGGGGAGCGTCGACCTGTCTAACAGTCAGCGCCAGATCGTGACCGTCCTCGTCAACGAGTACCAGGCGTCCGGCGACCCCGTGAAGGGGAGCATCATCGCGGACGTGGTCGACCAGCGGGCGTCGACGGTCCGGAACACGATGCAGGGGCTGAAGGCCCTCAATCTGGTCGAGGGGGTCCCCGGACCGACCGGTGGCTATCGCCCGACCGACGCCGCCTTCGACGTCCTGCAGCGCGAGGACCTCGACGAGCGGGCCTCCGTCACGCTCGCCCAGGACTTCGAGCGCGTCGACGTGACCGTCGACCGGATCCGGTTCCCGAACGTCTTCCACCCGACCGAGTGTACCGCGCACGTCCACTTCCAGGGGTCGGTCGACCAGGTGTCGGTCGGCGACCCCATCGTCGTCGGGCCGACGCCGCGCTCGCACCTCGCCGTCGCCGGCGAAGTCGCGGCGATCAGCGACACGGCCGACGAGATCGTCCTCGACGTCGTCTCGATGGAAGCCCCGCTCACCGAGGAGTAACACGGCCCTACAGTCAACGAAATTTGCAAAACGATCGACTATTTCGGGGAATACAGTAAAGTACTCAACTGAGAACGGGAAATACAGGAATGTCCGAGGACCCGTTCGACCACGTCGCCTTTCTCTCTCGATCGAAAACCCGCGTCTGTCTCCTCGCGCTCCTCAGCGACCGGGGGCCCACGAGCCGGCGAACGCTCCGGGACCGCCTCGAGGCCTCCCAGTCGACGGTCGTCCGGTCGGTCCAGGCGCTGGAACGACGCGGCTGGGTCGAGCGCGACGACGGCGCGGTCCGTGCTACGGGGACCGGAACGCTCGTTGCCGACGAGTTCTGCGAACTCCTGGACGGACTGGACGAGACCACGGATCTCGGCCCGTTTCTGCAGTGGTTCCCCCACGAGGAGTTCGACCTCGACCTGACGCACCTGTACGGCGCGACGGTGACGACGCCGAGTCCCGGCGATCCCTACGCGCCGGCGCGAGAACAGACCGAACTCGTCCGGACCGCGAGTCGCGTCCGTGCGCTCCTGCCGTCTATCGACATCGACGGCACTCGCGTGGCCCACGAGCGGATCACGAACGGGGATCTGGCGACCGAGGTAGTCGTCGGTCACGCCGTCCGCGAGACCATCTGCGACGGCGAGTACGCCCGGCTCTTCGGCGAGCAGATCGACGCCGGCTCGTCCGTGTTCGGCCTCGACGAGGCGTTGCCCTTCTACCTCGGACTCGACGGGGAGGGCGTGGTCCAGATCGGCGTCGAAGACGACGACGGCGTCCCGCAGGCCCTCCTCGAGACGGACAGCGAGCCCGTCCGAACCTGGGCCGACGACGTCTACCGGTCCTATCGCGACCGCGCGACGGAACTGGCTCCAGGGGACTTCGCGTAGTCCGCGTCTCCCGAGCGCGTCCGTCGCTGGCCAACGCCGTTGCACGGCGTGCATCGGATGCACGGGGTAACGTAATCCGGGAGACGGCCCTGTCACTGACCGATGACGGGCGACGGTAGTGGAAACGATGCAGAGTGTGACCACGACGACTGTTCGACGGGGGACGAGGTCGGCGACGTCGACCGACCCCGACTGGACGTGATCGTCGACGTCCTCACGCATCCGGTGCGCCGGCGGGTCCTCACCGCGCTCGACGACGTCGAGGAGGAACTGTCGGTGGCGGATCTCGCGACGGCGGTCGTCCGGTCTCACGCCGTCGGCGACGGCGTGCCGGGCCCAGTCGACCCCGACGCTCCCGTCGAACTGCGACTCTACCACGTCCACCTCCCCAAACTGGCCGCGGCGGATCTGGTCACCTTCGACCGGCGCGATATGACCGTCCGTCTCACGGCGGCGGGAGAGAGAGCCGTTCGACGATACCTCTAGTCGCGTTCGTCGCGACTCCTGCCGGACACCGCACCGACTCATAGTGGCGGTTGTAATTCGTTACCGGTATCCCCTCGCAACCGGCCGGTTCAGCTCCGGTTGAGCACTGTTAGTGTCTACCTCCTGAAAACCGTTACAACCACCACTATCACTGGCGACCGTCGTCGCGTCGGCAGTCTGTCCCGTCCCGTGCAGTCTGTCCCGTTTTGTCCCGTGCAGACCGTCCCGTTCTGTCCCGTGCAGTCTGTCCCGTTCTGTCGTGGGCCGCCGTCCCGTTTTGTCCCGTGCAGACCGTCCCGTTCTGTCCCGTGCAGACCGTCCCGTTCTGTGCAGCGTCGCCCGAGCGTTAGCCGCTCGCTCTCCCACCCCGTCCAGTTCTCACCGCTGATATTCTCGCCCCTGTGAGTTATCACTGCTGGCGGTGAGTGGATATCAACGATGATGCCGTGGGGCCACTTCGCCGTCGCCTTCCTCCCCTACCTCGCCTACCGGCTGGTGGGCCACCGGGACCTGCCGTCGCGGCGGGCCACCGTCTTCCTGCTCGTGGCCTCCCAGCTCCCGGACCTGATCGACAAGCCCCTTGCCTGGAGCGTCCACCTCCTGCCGAGTGGGCGTTCGCTGGCTCACTCACTGCTGGTCGCCGCCCCGGTCGTCGTCCTCGTCAGCGTGCTCGCGGCCCGTCGCGGACGCGCCGAACTCGGCCCGCTGTTCGGCTTTGGCTACCTCACCCACGTCGTCGGTGACGTCTACCGGGCGCTCCTGTACACGTCGCCGGACCAGTGGGCGGGGACCTACGTCGCGAGTCTCGTGTGGCCCCTGGCGCCGGTCCCGGCCTCCGAGACGACGGCGTTTCTCCACTACTTCCTGCGCGTCTCCCCGGCGCGCTACGGCCAGGTCGCGGTCGGCCTCGTCCTGTTCGGCCTGCTCTTCGCCGCTCCGGAGATCAGGGCCGTCCTCGAACGACGGCGGCTCCCCGGCGACACGACCGACGACGACGTCGCCGTGAGGACTGCAGACCACCGGTTCGACGCCGATTGACGCGGCGGTGTTCGGGGAGACCGAAACGCTCAAGCGACTGACTGACCGTTCAGTAGTATCGTGGCGGTTCTGACGCCCCGGCCGGTCGGGACGGTACGCACTCACCGCCAGCGGCAGTTTCGACGGTCCTGTCGTCGACTGCTCGCGGGTGAGCACGCCGGACGCGGGCCGAGCGACACGTCCCACGTTCGACTATGACTCCTGCTACAGCACCCTCGAACGTCGTCCTGGTGACGGTCGACTCGCTGCGAGCGGACGCCATCGGCGCCTACGACGACGCCCGGCACACGCCGGTGCTCGACTCGCTCGCCGAGCGCGGCACC contains the following coding sequences:
- a CDS encoding S8 family serine peptidase, with the translated sequence MTERRPIGRRRYLRVTGAALGVLATTPGASGAEEEQRFLVSGRPDVNGVDVLHRLDPIDMAVVRGEESAVSEASSAYARDLSLSYETTIEARETNESATDEPFYRFQWDKRALDVPAAHETTRGEGSRVTVIDTGVDPDHPDLTDAVNEDLSRNLTGDGGDYTDVEIHGTHVSGLVAADDRNERGIVGTAPGTDLVALRVFDESGGANYGDILAAILYSAAIGADVANLSLGTYPVPFDQLEEFHWKALNRATIYASRAGTLLVSAAGDDDADLRRDGPVRSVPTEAAWVLGVSATGPTGFDPATGDAETPAHAPAPGTNYGTNAIDIGAPGGNSNGSLRDWVLSTVPTDHGFDTPYAYLTGTSMAAAQVTGAAALIASTTDYPVPARANVLASALKHAARVPEGYDRAYYGTGFLDVLSALGARDGPQHTGHGPAKRGRRKRHGASANDGRPSVHR
- a CDS encoding DUF4870 domain-containing protein; translation: MPSTTTTRGGSAGRTILGVTVHGLGLVFGIFGPGLVYLLSRGEFSKANARNALTWQLFVLVGLAGLLAVFFTTDSDPVGLAAGGLLLALLLVDAVASLWATVKAIGGEAWSYPLVSVLG
- a CDS encoding Rrf2 family transcriptional regulator, which gives rise to MGSVDLSNSQRQIVTVLVNEYQASGDPVKGSIIADVVDQRASTVRNTMQGLKALNLVEGVPGPTGGYRPTDAAFDVLQREDLDERASVTLAQDFERVDVTVDRIRFPNVFHPTECTAHVHFQGSVDQVSVGDPIVVGPTPRSHLAVAGEVAAISDTADEIVLDVVSMEAPLTEE
- a CDS encoding helix-turn-helix transcriptional regulator, whose translation is MSEDPFDHVAFLSRSKTRVCLLALLSDRGPTSRRTLRDRLEASQSTVVRSVQALERRGWVERDDGAVRATGTGTLVADEFCELLDGLDETTDLGPFLQWFPHEEFDLDLTHLYGATVTTPSPGDPYAPAREQTELVRTASRVRALLPSIDIDGTRVAHERITNGDLATEVVVGHAVRETICDGEYARLFGEQIDAGSSVFGLDEALPFYLGLDGEGVVQIGVEDDDGVPQALLETDSEPVRTWADDVYRSYRDRATELAPGDFA
- a CDS encoding DUF7344 domain-containing protein; translation: MTGDGSGNDAECDHDDCSTGDEVGDVDRPRLDVIVDVLTHPVRRRVLTALDDVEEELSVADLATAVVRSHAVGDGVPGPVDPDAPVELRLYHVHLPKLAAADLVTFDRRDMTVRLTAAGERAVRRYL
- a CDS encoding metal-dependent hydrolase: MMPWGHFAVAFLPYLAYRLVGHRDLPSRRATVFLLVASQLPDLIDKPLAWSVHLLPSGRSLAHSLLVAAPVVVLVSVLAARRGRAELGPLFGFGYLTHVVGDVYRALLYTSPDQWAGTYVASLVWPLAPVPASETTAFLHYFLRVSPARYGQVAVGLVLFGLLFAAPEIRAVLERRRLPGDTTDDDVAVRTADHRFDAD